A single Argentina anserina chromosome 7, drPotAnse1.1, whole genome shotgun sequence DNA region contains:
- the LOC126802783 gene encoding AT-hook motif nuclear-localized protein 15-like, with protein MANRWWAGNVAMGGHVDSVTSTPPSLHLRNSEVEDHNNTPTNSSNSNPNTTPTQPKQEVDQDSRDNDRELDNQEPSSGGHDSLEPGSSNRRPRGRPPGSKNKPKPPIIITKESPNALRSHVLEISSGTDIVDSIATFAQRRHRGVSVLSGSGIVSNVTLRQPAAPSGIITLHGRFEILSLNGAVLPAPSPPGASGLTVYLGGGQGQVVGGTVVGALVASGPVMIIAATFTNATYERLPLEDESNEGMQQQQQQRQQQQSGVNSAGTAGNSGCQGLSDPQQQQQQVPIYALPPTLLPNGQMPPDVYWGPPPRPPPSY; from the coding sequence ATGGCGAATCGTTGGTGGGCTGGAAATGTAGCGATGGGAGGTCATGTGGACTCTGTCACCTCAACACCGCCGTCTCTTCATCTGAGGAACTCTGAAGTCGAAGACCACAACAACACACCCACCAACAGCAGCAACAGCAATCCGAACACAACTCCAACTCAGCCTAAGCAAGAGGTCGACCAGGACAGCCGTGACAACGATCGAGAACTCGACAACCAAGAACCTAGCTCCGGCGGCCACGACAGCCTCGAGCCTGGATCCAGCAACCGCCGCCCCAGAGGCCGGCCACCCGGCTCGAAAAACAAGCCGAAACCGCCGATAATCATCACCAAAGAGTCTCCCAACGCTCTCCGGAGCCATGTTTTGGAAATCAGCAGCGGTACCGACATCGTCGACAGCATTGCCACCTTTGCGCAGCGCAGGCACAGAGGAGTCTCCGTCTTGAGCGGCAGCGGCATTGTTTCTAACGTCACTCTTCGTCAGCCGGCCGCGCCGAGCGGAATCATAACTCTCCATGGAAGGTTCGAGATTCTGTCCTTAAACGGTGCCGTTCTGCCTGCACCGTCGCCACCTGGGGCTAGTGGCCTGACGGTGTACTTAGGCGGAGGGCAGGGACAGGTGGTTGGTGGGACAGTTGTTGGAGCATTGGTGGCTTCCGGGCCAGTGATGATCATTGCGGCAACGTTCACTAATGCAACTTATGAAAGACTGCCGCTTGAGGATGAGAGCAATGAAGGGATGCAACAGCAACAGCAACAGCGGCAGCAGCAGCAATCCGGTGTGAATTCGGCAGGGACTGCAGGGAATTCGGGGTGTCAGGGATTGAGTGATCCTCAGCAGCAACAGCAACAAGTTCCCATTTACGCTTTGCCTCCAACTTTGCTTCCAAATGGTCAGATGCCGCCTGATGTGTACTGGGGTCCTCCACCGAGGCCTCCGCCATCCTACTGA
- the LOC126803741 gene encoding uncharacterized protein LOC126803741, whose amino-acid sequence MRIVSSVSFSILINGKFGGNVVPTRGLRQGDPLSPFLFLLVGEVLSRNIVSAVRDHKLQHIKLNRNCPGLSHLMFVDDTLCFTKANVEDYRKLRLITDSYCSASGQRINFDKSSVFFSSNTPVEIHEAIANELGIPVSQPGVYLGLPTMWGNSKRSALAYIRERVKRKLDGWKANILSQAGREVLIKFIAMVVPTYPMSIFLLPKLLSKQGRRLIHNDDSMWARILRARYFDQSSFLKAKKGSRPSWIWNSLLAGRDSVSKQFFWQVHNGRSIDVWSDSWVPNNNGGEIIPVDTSNRFTPLQVHDLIDESRNWDVSHLQYFLSEEDFSSIKAIPIGDVDERDILVWPHSKDGDYSMKSGYKWIFNPAVPKSAMKPSSSHVISPNVWHVVWKADFLPKISNFLWRALSNALSTGWNVFKGKIIPSPTCALCGEHVETIEHCLLLCPWTELVWFGNSLGSSQKLDLALQEWLDVFALVCFHLWEIWKEKCSAVSKKILPNPSTIYNIQRSFHEWFEAKESIKKALDLDDDSGSNEAIRRSEESHVRGRAGLRNEERKNWSPPPRGLLKSMWMQLGKKEVSIVGLVLLLVISKGSLWLELAFLAGTTRLGG is encoded by the exons ATGAGAATTGTGTCTTCTGTCTCCTTCTCGATCCTAATCAATGGTAAATTCGGCGGAAATGTTGTGCCAACTAGGGGCTTACGACAAGGAGACCCCCTATCTCCTTTCCTTTTTTTGCTGGTTGGTGAAGTCCTATCAAGGAATATTGTAAGTGCGGTTAGGGATCATAAACTACAGCACATAAAGCTCAATCGGAATTGCCCTGGCCTGTCCCATTTAATGTTTGTTGATGATACTTTGTGCTTCACCAAGGCTAATGTTGAAGACTATAGGAAGTTGAGGCTCATTACGGACTCTTACTGCTCTGCATCTGGCCAACGTATTAATTTCGACAAGTCTTCTGTTTTCTTCTCATCTAATACCCCAGTGGAGATTCATGAGGCTATTGCAAATGAGCTTGGCATTCCAGTGTCTCAACCAGGTGTCTATCTTGGTTTGCCAACGATGTGGGGAAATTCCAAACGCAGTGCTCTTGCTTATATCCGGGAAAGGGTTAAGAGGAAACTTGATGGGTGGAAAGCAAATATCCTCTCTCAGGCTGGTAGGGAGGTGTTGATCAAGTTTATTGCCATGGTGGTCCCGACCTATCCTATGTCTATTTTTCTCTTGCCTAAGCTCCTGT CCAAGCAAGGGCGGAGGCTAATCCATAATGACGACTCTATGTGGGCAAGAATTCTAAGGGCTAGGTACTTTGATCAATCCTCCTTCCTTAAGGCAAAGAAGGGCTCTAGACCATCATGGATTTGGAATAGCCTTCTGGCTGGCAGAGACTCTGTTTCAAAGCAATTTTTTTGGCAAGTCCACAATGGTAGGAGTATAGATGTTTGGTCGGATTCTTGGGTTCCAAATAATAATGGTGGCGAAATTATCCCCGTGGACACCTCCAACCGATTCACTCCCCTCCAAGTTCATGATTTAATCGATGAGTCTAGGAACTGGGATGTGAGTCATTTGCAGTATTTCCTTTCGGAGGAAGATTTTTCTTCTATTAAAGCCATTCCTATTGGAGACGTGGATGAGAGGGACATACTGGTGTGGCCTCACTCTAAGGATGGGGATTATTCTATGAAGAGTGGTTACAAATGGATTTTTAATCCAGCTGTCCCCAAATCTGCCATGAAGCCCTCCTCTTCTCATGTCATTAGTCCTAATGTTTGGCATGTGGTTTGGAAGGCTGATTTTTTGCCTAAGATCTCTAATTTCCTTTGGAGAGCTCTCTCAAATGCCTTATCTACCGGTTGGAATGTTTTCAAGGGGAAGATCATCCCTTCCCCAACTTGTGCTCTGTGTGGTGAGCATGTCGAGACTATTGAGCACTGTCTTCTTCTATGCCCTTGGACGGAGTTAGTTTGGTTTGGTAATTCCCTGGG CAGTTCACAAAAGCTCGATCTAGCTCTCCAAGAATGGTTAGATGTGTTTGCTTTGGTTTGTTTTCACCTTTGGGAAATTTGGAAGGAAAAATGTTCAGCTGTCTCGAAGAAAATTCTCCCCAATCCTTCTACAATCTACAATATTCAAAGAAGTTTCCATGAATGGTTTGAGGCTAAAGAGAGCATTAAAAAAGCTTTGGATCTGGATGATGACTCGGGTTCGAATGAGGCCATTAGAAGATCTGAAGAGTCTCATGTGAGAGGGAGAGCTGGTCTCAGAAACgaagaaaggaaaaattgGAGTCCTCCCCCACGGGGTTTGTTAAAGTCAATGTGGATGCAGCTTGGAAAAAAGGAAGTGAGCATAGTGGGGTTGGTGCTATTGCTCGTAATTTCAAAGGGTTCTCTGTGGCTGGAGCTAGCATTCTTGGCAGGCACAACTCGGCTCGGAGGCTGA